The Melanotaenia boesemani isolate fMelBoe1 chromosome 12, fMelBoe1.pri, whole genome shotgun sequence genome contains the following window.
AGAAAAGCTGACAGATTACACCATGTAAGAAAAAAGTGATTTAAACCACTAGCAGGGGATACATGTCTGTGCAGCTTCTCTCCTGACAGCTTTATGATGTAAATTGGATATCACCAGTATTTTACTGTGATTATTAACAGCAGATGGTGTGCTGTCATAATTAAAAACCATACACTTGAACTCACAAAGTACTGGCTgtaatttgaataattacataaaCAAGTGTATTTGCAGTTAGAATTAGGTTAAAGTAAGACACTTTTTCAGATGTTTagaaatttctttcattttaaacccATAAATGAATGGATTAAACAAAGGATGATAAAGGAGTACTTGTAAAGTCATTATCAACCGTGCTGCTTTTGGAACATCTGATTCCACTCGAGCTATAATTACATCATATACAGTCAAAGTGGAGAAGCTGATTAAAACTAACAAATGCGGTAAACAGgtttcagcagcttttttcCTGAACTCTTTACCACTGCGATGAGATATTAGCAATATCCTTGTAtatgtaaaaactgtaaaaagcaTTGGgaatattaaaagatttaacaaagaaatgagTCCAAATATGGTAATTGATCTCGATGTCACACAGTGAAGTTTATAAATTGAGTTGTTACATAATAttccttttaaattaaagttacaTATTTCAACCTGAGCACTCTGTATTGTTTGTACTGCAATATGACAAGCAGGAACAAACCAAGCTAGAACCAGGAAAACACTCACAGTGTTTCTATTCATTATAGCTGGATATCTCAAAGGTTTACATATTGACACATATCTATCGAAGGCCATTGCTGCCAGCAGTAAGAATTCTGAACCACCTGaagaataaaagataaaaaactgaaagaggCACGCTGAATATGATATGATCTGTTTTTCAGATAGAAAGTCAATCAAAAGTTTTGGGTAAACAGAAGTGCTGTAAAGAATACAGTTAAATAACAAAGCTGCAATGAAGACATACATTGGCTCATGGAGGTTTTTGTGTATCCAGATCAGGTAGACTATAGCAGAATTACTGCAGATAATTAAAACATATGCTGTAAACattacacaaaaatataaatacctgTATTTGTTCATTTCTATATACCCATTAAGAGTTATCTGGGTAATGTTTAGGTTGTCATCCATAAACGAGCAAATAACTATTGTAAAtgttcaaaagagaaaaagagaaatattctaTGTTGCACAAATATTTACCCTGCACCGAAcatctttttcatttcctcAATTTAAAATACACTGGTTAAACTGAGTTCATTATCATTTGAAGTATTACAAACTGAGCAGGATGAGTTTGCAGAAAGATTTTATCAGGTTGTTAAATGCTCTAAGGATCACATCTCTGGAGGCTTGACACACTGTCACACAGTCTGGACGCACAGTCTGGCTTATTCAGCATGTACCAGAGCCCACAAACAATAAAGAACACACTCTGGACTTACTGATTTCGAAGAGTCTGAACCAAGGTGAGAGTGTGTGATGTGGGACTGTCTGATAGTGATGTGTAGATGGATACCAAAATATTGATACTACCAATAccaatttttttatgttctagcACGATTTTCATTTTAGTATAttgatattttactgatttgggGTAAAATTCAGTCTATCACAGACTGGAATAGCCTGGAAAGTAATTTTAATATTAAGATTTTCCCTAAATTAAACCCAGTGGTCAGGAGctactttttcttctgcctgCCAAAGTCAGATGACCCAGTGTAGGGGTACAGCAGCGCATCACTTAGGCCATAGCATCACgtgtggagctgaacagcaacggtgtgatgtatgatgtgtgtgggaagacataGAAGTGTtgtagcaacaccacaaacctccttagACGTCTGAGAGTCAACCATAACACAGTATACAATTAAATTatgctgaggaagaggaggacattACCGGGAAAGGTGCTGGAAGGGCAAGACACGTCAGTCTTAGAGttctttgatgctgcaggcaggtattAACCAGGTACTAACCAACCAACCACTATTCAGTGGTTTGAGGACCACTAAATTTAGTGGGTAAGGATGCTACAGAGGCTGGTGTCATCTGGTGTTTCTGTACAAAGTAGTAGTAAATTCAAATTTCAGTCTATCCCAGCAGTgtcaggaactacttttttttcagtctgcCAGTCAtatgtaaaatggtaaatggcaaatggtctgtatttatataccGCTTTTCTGTACTTGGGATACCcaaaagcgctttacatcatacatctcattcactcattcacacacattcagacacTGATGTCCCAGCGTAGGGACGCAGAAGCACATAACTCAAAGAGAACGAGAACCTTTTCAGTGCACACAAattgttttaatagaggtgATCACAAAGCAGTGAATAACTGTAAACATGAGTCAGCTCTTTAACCAGGTCTTTTCTTTAACACCTGCCTTGGTTCAGTcaatgagcttgtcactagCTTCAATgctaaaatgtgaaatgttatGGATGTTATTGCTCCCACTGAGGTGAAGGTGAACTGTGGAAgcaaaaagtctccatggagaaattccacactgatgaaaaatgacaaaaagagtAGGAAAGTTGAGCGCCAATAGAGCAAAGTAAATTTACAGGTTTATTATGGCATCTATAAAGACAAACTTCACTCTTAAGCTGGGAACATACAAGGATTTTCTAAAtattatgagattttttatctgttagagacccCTCACATTGAGGTAAAAgaatcaggcattaaacagtgtgtggtgtgctccaataatctcagcacagagcAACACACACGTAACAATTCTATCCCACAGCCTATCTAGAATCtggtcctccgagccagaaatcttgcacGATCAAACTTAATCtgacaaaaacgaagaagaagaaccatgacaacaactggaaaacacaacacccaacATTGGAAGAGGACACagatgaagtaatgatggtggtcttgcgaCTATTGTTAAGAGAAATATCCCAAACTTTATATTtctccttgctccccagtcagctcgctctctgattggctacattccgttccaTGTCACTTATCAATTATCGGCTTTTCCCACACATGTAAAgatttttggtcgtaaatattgaacaagtTTAATTTTTGTGGCTGTCACCATGAGCCGTTTCAGAGCAGATTGTCAGGACAAACTTGCTCTTTGTGTGAGCAGACTTTGAGATAACAACAAGATGTGGATAGTGGGTGAGATAATTATCAGGTAGCGCAAGCAGGTAGAAATGATTGAGCTGATGAGAGGGAGTTGCACAGCCAAAGAGCAGGAGGTCACGGCAGACTGTGACAGAACGCTACCGCAAGGGATGGCCCCCGACATCCCCCAGAACACCATGCTGGGCAGGCAGGGGGGACCCGGAGGTGGGCACAATCAGGCGGAAGGAACAGTGGAAGAAAATAAAGGCCTAAACAGAGGAGCAAGAGACTTCCTTCTCCTGGTCAGGAAACAACAGAGGTTGAAAACGATAAGCACACTGAAAAGGCGACAGACCAGTAGAGGAGCAGATAAGGGTATTGTGAGCATACTCAATCCACAGAAGGTGCGATAACCAGGAAGAGGGATCCTGAAAGGCCATACATCGCAGGGCAGTCTCCAACTCCTGGTTTAGACTCTCTGTCTGGCCTCTGGTCTGAGGATGAAATACTGAGGACAGACTGACAGTGGCATCCAGCAGACCATACAACTTCCTCCAAAACACTGAGGTGAATTGAGGACCCTGGTCAGAAACCACATCTACCGGGAGAcctgcaaacaaaaaacatggagTAGGTCCAATTGTGCAGTCTCTTTAGCAGAAGGATGTTTGGTTAAGGGAACAAAATGAGCCATCTTACTGAATCGGTCCACTATGGTGAGGACCGCAGTGTGACCACCTGATGCAGGCAGACGAGTGACAAAGTCCAGGGATATATGAGACCAAGGGCAATGATGAACAAGAAGAGGGTGAAGCAATCCAGCCAGAGGTCTTCATGAGGTCTTATGTTGGTTACAGGTGAGGCAGGCTTTAACGTAATCCTCTCCTCTAGCAGCCTAGGCCACCAGAAATGTTACTGGATGGCCCGCTGGGTCTTTTGGATACCTGGGTGACAGAAAAGCTTGGACGAATGTcagtcagttactgattcccttcGGCTTGctagatccactggtcaatcctcataCTGCatgacctgtctgctgcctttgacacggtcaaccatcacaTACTggtctccacactctcggagcttggcatatcagtatctgtcctctcgtggtttatgtcctacctcacaggaagatccttcaaggTATCGTGGCGAGGgggagtgtccagatcacatgggctgacaacaggggtgcctcagggctcagtgcttggcccttttctcttttcactatacacctcctcactcagtgcaatcattagctctcatggcttctcctaccactgctatgcagataacactcagcttttcctttctttcccacctgacggcACAACCGTCACAATGCAAATATCAGAATGCCTTGCTTCAtcccgcatggatgaaggattgcCACCTTCAGTTAATCTGTCCAAGAcagagcttattgtctttccagccaatccttccttactgccacagataagcgtgtaGTTTGACTCTATCACCCTTGTGCCtatgtcttctaccaggaatcttggtgtcatggtagacaaccagctgaactTTAAAGACCATGTTGCCttggttgctcgatcttgccgatttgctctctacagcatcaggaggatcagaccctacctgactgaatacatggcacagctcctggtgcatgctctggtcatttcatgcattgaccACCCCAACTTCTTACTGGCTGGtgtgcctgcatgctcagttaaacctttGCAGAcaatccagaatgcagcagcacatctggtcttcaaccagtccaaaagagctcatgtcacttcgctactaatcgctcttcactggcttccagttgcagaacgcatcaaattcaaagctctgcatctggcttacaaaacaataacccaaatggcttCTGTCTGCCTCCACTcattaatccagagctacactccctctcaacagttatgctctgccagtgaaagatgcctagtgctcccaccacaacatggtgcaaaatcagtagctagactcttctcctccgttttcccccggtggtggaacaatctaccaaactctgtccgattTGCAGAGTCCTTTTAAGAGCacgctaaagactcagttgttaaaggagcatttccgcacttagcttaactcttctacacaacagaatgagttagaaagaagctctttggctcaaccaagtattgaataagctgtgtgcactatGCCCAAATTGATATTGTTCAATGAAATCgtaatcttgtatttaaacaaaatgacttacaaaaaaaaaaaaaaaaaaaaaaaaaattatatgcactgcctctagcactacatgacagcacctgggtccaactggactcacagcattctaactaccacttaatgatgatgtcctatcttgtttgaattcatgcttgtgttgttcttactctcaaatgtaagtcgctttggataaaagcgtctgttaaatgactgtagaacagaatagaatagaatagaataaaatagaatagaatggaatagGCCCAGTGCAACATATCTGACCTTAGAGATGGAGGAACAAAAAGACAGGTGGACAAGAACTGGGACCAGGCTTATTACGGAATCCATTTTTTGCCCTCGTCTGAATTCAGGAGTTCAGTCTCTTAGCAGAGCGTACATACTTCAAGTTCTTGTGGTCTGTCTATACTTGAAAGGGCTCCTTGGCACCCTCCAACCAACCAGTTACGTCATTCATCAAGAGCCAATATGACAGTCAGGGGTTCTCTATCTCCGATATCGTAGATTCTCACAGCGGACGATAATCGAAGAAGTAGGTGCAGGGATGGAGTTTCTGATCCATGCCAGAGTGTGGCAACAGGACAGCACCCACCCCAGCATCAGAAGAGTCTACCTAAAGCAACAAGGGCTTGATTCTGAAACCCGGCAGCCGGCCTCGCTTCCGCAGCCATGGAAGACAGCAGAGCCTCATGCTGTCGCAGGGCGCCCTCTATCGTCTCAAAGAGGGAAAGCGGTAAGGGATTGTATGCTGGGTCCATGTTTTAGCCAGATTGTACTGTAACAGGGATGGTGATGACCCAAATGCCACACAAATAGACTgggggaaaaggaaaaacaagctTTATGAAATTTCCAGGAAGATTCAGATGGATTGGGCACAGGTGAAATCGAACCCCCCGTCACCTACTTGCCAGGTAAAATTGTTTTCTCTGGACCAATGGGAATGACTGTGAGGATACAGAACTGAGGAGTGAGCAGAAGTCCAGGAGATAACAAGATGATGAAATGTTGGTTTAAACAAGTGAGACTCACTGTGATTGCTGGTCCTCCCAGAATGTGGTTCAGGTAAATCCAGACACTGAACAGAGCTGAGACAAAAGGCAAGATCAGGAACATGCAGGTTCGGAGCCAGGGACTCAGAGACAACTTCAAACACAGATCCAGGACAGGGCCAAGATGCGAGGCAATGGTCTGGAACAGGCAGGCAGGGCTGGCAACAGGGAATCAGTCTGGGAACAGGCATGGAAACAAAGACAATCTGGCAAATAGTGAGTGAGACAGGTCAGGttagaaaaaatgtttggtgccctttggttaatgaaagtaaaattcacaatggtcacagaaataacttgaatctgacaaaagtaatagtaaataaaaaaatctatgaaatttaaccaatgaaagtcagactttgcttttcaaccatgcttcaacagaattaagCTGGGTCATCTGACTTTggcatgcagaaaaaaaatagttccTGACAActgggttaaaataaaatagataaaatgcaagaaataaagttccagtgtcgGGAAAGACAGTATTataacatgatcaagtttaaagattccaaCTACAGGCAGAGGCTTGACCTTAACTacatcaatcatccacccccatgctcacagcccccctctgagctctgccactttgcccatttttgtattttctgggaGCGATGGCAGGCGTGACGCTACCtagatggcgatggtaggaaccaCCCAACAAGCtttacttttgctcttcagaaacctacgggtgacgtcacagaggctccatcttttatatacagtctatggttttgTCTTAAGCAAGAAATTCATAGTTAATCGTGTTGATTTCATCTGGCTACTTCTGTCTGCTGTCACATCAAAATAAACATCAGTGAATCCTCTGTATGTGCCCTCATGAAGTCTTCTCTTTATGGTAGCCTCTGGAGAGTGTTATTCACTTGGGTGGATGTTGTGAAGGGGTTTTTCATCACTAAGGAAAGGATCTTGCAAACATCCACCTCTGTTCTCTTCCATGGACATCCACACCTGTTTTAAATTCCCAAGCTTACCAGTGAACTGTTTTCCTTGCAAAAAGTACCTGACTGTTGAGTTGGTCATTCCTAACATTTCTACTATCTCTCTGACGGATTTCTTTCACATCCATTGAGAACTCTTTTGACTGCATGTTGTGGGTTCACAGCAACAGCTTCCAAATGCAAATGCCACACCTGGAATCAACTCCAGAACTTTTACCTCCTTGATTGATGATGGaatcacacacacgcacacacacacacgcacgcacacacacacacacacacacacacacacacacacacatgttcagaGTCTTTTTGAAAAAGGACAACTTAGacaacctgcatttgttattatatctatatttaaaaacgtTAGTTAATTCTTTTGCACTTTTTGCCAtctattaagagccattgtggacgGTCCAGAGAGTCACTCGCAGCTCCAGAGCCAGACCCGGCGGCATGGGCGGGCATTGGGGGGCCGTGCCCGCCCATGGACTCAGCTATGCCCGCCCTGGACTAAAAGCAGTTTTTCGTTATTTTATTTGGgtctgggttttgtttttttaatcggAGTATCCATCTTCCTTTCAAACTATCTATCTTGATGTGTCAATCTTACAATCCAACCAATGAACAAAGGCAACATGTTAGCCAATTACAAACGGAGGGGGGCGGGTCATTAGTTCAAACGATTAAGCTCACCGGTCTGGTTGCTGTGAGATTAGGTGCTTTTTGCCGTCGTTGGCATGAACATACTACATACTGTATTGTGGTTAAAGTGGTTAAATCTTTGCTCCATCCTTTCTCACACATACCTCACAGATACTCCATTGATAGTCCTGGTCAATTTAACTTGCATTACTTGCAGGCAGAAGGGTCAGCTGCTTAGTTCTGCTCCTTGTGCTCCCTAGCTGCTGTAGCTACCTTCCCCAGCTTGAATGTTTGATCCAGTGTTCAgattttgcttatttttaaaagagaattGAAGCTATGGTGTTGCTCTCTGTATGACCCAGCCCCTGTTGCTGTTCTTGAGTTTTGAgttttgagttaattaaatGGACCCAGCACTACACTATggtattttgttatatatatatgtatatatatatatatatatatatatatatatatatatatatatatataaataaaaaatataattatatatatataatataatatttttattttaggatgAACTTTCCTTTTTCTAGTGGGAGAAAATGATTTGTTAATACTGTAGGAGTAGCCGCAGAGCCACTGTTCATCCTAAGGCATATAAAATGTAGGTTGAAAAAGTATGCCCCCCTGAATAAATGTGATGCCCCCCCTCTAATTTGTTTCTGCAGCCGGGTCTGTCCAgagctgcaggttttagacccGTGATTTAGTGTCTGTAAAACAAATTTACTACATTTTCATCATATAGGAGGAAGGCCtcttttaaaggaaacaaacattttgcGTTTAACAAtacaattaatcacaattaatcttaatgtaattttatatgattaatatatacaaacacacacatttctgttttcaaaACAGCAAAATCCAGCCTGAGCCAGTACAATTTGTCATTGatctatgttttatttatttatttatagcagCACAAATGACAATTGATGGACCAATGTGGAGACAAAATGTCACTAAAACAGGATGACAAATTActtgagagaaaatgaaaaagaataaataaatacatgagttaaaaaaagaattacaaGTTGGATGGGGTCAGGGTGCTTATTACTGTAGTAAagcaaaaaagtaaaacaggtcacaggtaaaaataaaatgcataataAAAAATTCAGGGGTATGGCCAAGTCACTGAgattaatgcttttgttttttttttttaaagaactatGTTGTGTTTTGGATATTTaaataacagaatttattatCTGGTGCTGGACTTACCCTTACTGAGCTGAATTTGTGATTCAGGAACAGGAACATGTCTTAAACCTGAGACTgtggatattttgtttttgcaaagcaATCTCGGTTCAAATTAATGTCAGATGTGAACATTTCAGAGCAACCCTCAGTTTGAGACTTACAGGCCTGACTGAGACCGGAGTTGAAATTGTACTTCACAGTTGTCTACAGCAGAAAAGCTGagtgaaaaatgtgtttgattaTATCACTCTTTGATTCTCTTTCTCCTAATTTGTTTCTGAGTTGACCCTTTTTGTCAAAATGGGAAAGGAAGAGATAAAGTTAGAGTAGAAAAATTAAGACTGTTGGTCTAACATGATACAATGTAGAGAAGCTAACTCCTGGGAAACTGTATTTACTCATCAGATATGCgtgtttaaactttttaacataTAATTCAAACCTGACTACAGCCTTTATCTAAGCAACTGATCAGTAGGTTTAAATGGGTTATTATAATACTCACACAGAAAGTCAATGTGAGCTGCTTCATTAGCTGAAACTAAAGATGCACAATATCGGCCTAATAATGGTGTTGATCAAGATTAAAAATTGTATATTGGCCATTCCACCAATTTAattaacagataaaataacaGGCACTAGCAACATAATCCaagtctgttttgtttaaaaacaattgtCATGATTCAGTTTTTTCATGTTGTACATAATTTAagttcaaaaacattttcttattttaaacagtaatttttaagtcatttatttatttatttttacacctgCATTTGCCAACAGCCAAGATGTCAGCGTATGCAggataataaatttaaatttcacaaaaaaagaaaccagatAATCTCTGCAGTTAGCTGTGTGTGTAGGAAATATCAGTATTGATTATCATTCAAATGAGCTGTAAAATATTGGCATATTGGACATCAGAAAAAATAATCATGCATCTCTAACTGAAACAGAAGTACTGAAGCtgggaaatatctaaaaaaaaacaaagagaaactgTGATTTTATAAAACTTGTAAAGCCATTGTTACATGCAACATTTGTAGAAAAGCTGACAGATTACACCATGTAagagaaaaaagtgttttaaaccACTAGCAAGGGACACATGTCTGTGCAGCTTCTCTCCTGACTGCTGTATGATGTAAGTTGGATATCATCAGTATTTTACTGTGATTGTTAACAGCAGATGGTGTGCTGTCATAATTAAAAACCACACACTTGAACTTACAAAGTAGTGGCTGTAATTTGAACAATTACATAAACAAGTGTATTTGCAGTTAGAATTAGGTTAAAGTAAGACACTTTTTCAGATGTTTagaaatttctttcattttaaacccATAAATGAATGGATTAAACAAAGGATGATAAAGAAGTATTTGTAAAGTCATTATCAACCGTGCTGCTTTTGGAACATCTGATTCCACTCGAGCTATAATTATATCATATACAGTCAAAGTGGAGAAGCTGATTAAAACTAACAAATGCGGTAAACAGgtttcagcagcttttttcCTGAACTCTTTACCACTGCGATGAGATATTAGCAATATCCTTGTATatgtaaaaacagtgaaaagcaTTGGGAGTATTGCAAGATTTAACAAACAAATGAGTCCAAATATGGTAATTGATCTCGATGTCACACAGTGAAGTTTATAAATTGAGTTGTTACATAATAttccttttaaattaaagttacaTATTTCAGCTCGAGCACTCTGTATCATTTGTACTGCAATATGACAAGCAGGAACAAACCAAGCTAGAACCAGGAAAACTCTCACAGTGTTTCTATTCATTATAGCTGCATATCTCAGAGGTTTACATATTGACACATATCTATCGAAGGCCATTGCTGAAAGCAGTAAGAATTCTGAAAAACACGTagtataaaagataaaaaactgAAAGTGACACGCTGAATGTGATATGATCTGTTTTTCAGATAGAAAGTCAATCAAAAGTTTTGGGTAAACAGAAGTGCTGTAAAGAATACAGTTAAATAACAAAGCTGCAATGAAGACATACATTGGCTTATGGAGGTTTTTGTGTATCCAGATCAGGTAGACTATAGCAGAATTACTGCAGATTATTAAAACATATGCTGTAAACattacacaaaaatataaatacctgTATTTGTTCATTTCTATATACCCATTAAGAGTTATCTGGGTAATGTTTAGGTTGTCATCCATAAATGAGCAAATAACTATTGTAAAtgttcaaaagagaaaaagagaaatattctaTGTTGCACAAAAATCTAACCTGCACAGAAAATACACTTGTTAATCCGAGTTCATTATCATTTGAAGTATTACTAACTGAGCAGGATGAGTTTGTGGAAGGTTTTTATGAGGTTGTTAAATGCTCTAAGGATCACTTCTCTGGAGGCTTGACACTGTCACACAGTCTGGATAACCTTGGGCTTATTCAGCATGCAGCAGAGCCCACACACAATAAAGAACACTCTAGACTGAATTCGAAGGGTCTGAACCAAAGTTACTTTGGGGATGTGGAACTTTCTGATGTTCGGTTTGATACCAAAATATCGATACTAATGATACCCGCATTTTATGTTCTAGaatagtttttcattttagaatatcaatatttttatgctttatttatgctactttcatgacatgtcttttttatttggttattatttaaaaacttttaatgactagcagctctgttttttttttttgtttttgttttttgtctttctttttttttttttgcttgtttttgttttttgtaagagTTGTAGAAAAtcttctggtgtgttcatgtacagatgtaacagtttgttgtctggtgatggtgtggattaaAGGGTCAttttcttctgtctgtgatgtttttgtctcctttcttcttcccttttgcatctttttgctattttccttctttttctgtcccctctggtcaggtccagcaagattacatagattccgtgattcaaagtaaataaataaataaattaatcagattatctaGAGGAGCcctacccataggcctccccttggcagagcaaatttgttcagcacaatacagcaaccagattatcattttgcttgctatgatgcagGACAggccaggtaaaaaaaaaaaaaaaaaaatctatccatattttactgatttgggGTAAAACTTCAGTCTATCACAAACTGGAATACAGTGGAAACTCATTTTAATATCAAGAGCTTCCCTAAATTAAACCCAGTTgtcaggaactactttttttctGCCTGCCAAAGTCAGATGACCCAGcttaattctgttgaagcatagttgaaaagcaatgtctgactgttattggttttatttattattacttttgtcagattcaagttatttctgtgacaattgtgaatttttctttcattaacaaaAGGGCACCAAatattttgtccacgtgtgtataACCTGGCCTGTCTCACTCACTAATTGCCAGATTGTCTTTGTTTCCATGCCTGTTCCCAGACTGATTCCCTGTTGCCAGCCCTGCCTGCCTGTTCCAGCCCATTGCCTCGCATCTTGGCCCTGTCCtatggaaagccgttttattcaaaattaaataaatagaaaaataactaaattattgaatatatatatatatatatatatatatatatatatacatatataaataaatatatatatatatatataatttatttaattgggatcatgaggacactttcattttggagtaatttttgggagcaacatatagtgcagcaccacattgtgctgcgcctatttcgtgcttctgttttatttcggatccatatattcaaattaaggggcggggcttctagACGTGGGCTGAATGTAGTAGGGGCAGAgcagagtgcctctagagagagagtggcgccatctccgttcactgcaatggttcagttttttcatagcaatggcggcgtatggagcccctcaaaagttcccggtagttagcaaaagctaagcgacggtcaatgtatttcaatggagcagattgtcggagctacacttcttcaaggtaaggtGTTTTAacagtcatatttccatatcagttgtgcatcgaaatcaacttgacaggagtaattaaatatgtcgACGGATTGTccccgtctagattaatatattta
Protein-coding sequences here:
- the LOC121650577 gene encoding olfactory receptor 11H2-like is translated as MDDNLNITQITLNGYIEMNKYRYLYFCVMFTAYVLIICSNSAIVYLIWIHKNLHKPMYVFIAALLFNCILYSTSVYPKLLIDFLSEKQIISHSACHFQFFIFYTTCFSEFLLLSAMAFDRYVSICKPLRYAAIMNRNTVRVFLVLAWFVPACHIAVQMIQSARAEICNFNLKGILCNNSIYKLHCVTSRSITIFGLICLLNLAILPMLFTVFTYTRILLISHRSGKEFRKKAAETCLPHLLVLISFSTLTVYDIIIARVESDVPKAARLIMTLQILLYHPLFNPFIYGFKMKEISKHLKKCLTLT
- the LOC121650576 gene encoding olfactory receptor 11H2-like yields the protein MDDNLNITQITLNGYIEMNKYRYLYFCVMFTAYVLIICSNSAIVYLIWIHKNLHEPMYVFIAALLFNCILYSTSVYPKLLIDFLSEKQIISYSACLFQFFIFYSSGGSEFLLLAAMAFDRYVSICKPLRYPAIMNRNTVSVFLVLAWFVPACHIAVQTIQSAQVEICNFNLKGILCNNSIYKLHCVTSRSITIFGLISLLNLLIFPMLFTVFTYTRILLISHRSGKEFRKKAAETCLPHLLVLISFSTLTVYDVIIARVESDVPKAARLIMTLQVLLYHPLFNPFIYGFKMKEISKHLKKCLTLT